One part of the Vespula pensylvanica isolate Volc-1 chromosome 18, ASM1446617v1, whole genome shotgun sequence genome encodes these proteins:
- the LOC122635604 gene encoding cilia- and flagella-associated protein 43-like translates to MDYTTMQTKWIKFGEIRDFVFVGKDILATASGLHVRFINVNTREKRIELFDDQTRGTGISNLSGHTTVPVFSVADKQSNPTIRIFTYPRIHKISSCTSTEETNGYLSCTFAGTDYFIGLTSFPNFQLVVWLWQTGDKVFVKNTKLEDFVQTIACSPFSPHAIAQFARTTGKLAVYRMCVCSKIVTLYPIEIKSLKNKLTSVCWTNDGNLLLCDEFSKVYSISADGSNRNVLIERDSNSQTMHDDRYPFAVAFKNGLFLVNTRISEIAFYRKSFVRDLKESWQKVWSLNNNKCELPIRAKAHNQRDSLFLHDETGRITEITMLHDYVPRFEIIYMDGIKYKEIVTIGSQFSYLVAIDEFDYLNIINSSTGQVEKKLALKLHGQVVCVKTHPNLPIISTSSITGNCLFINVSTNEPKILTCFHLDKISLDRMKFSSEGKFMGIANSTVGRIFVIGKNINNGDLSFVGVLTTKIQIIDFLIYDRNDDVIKILILLMTRTNVMTGNKLILYVCKVKENIEEKIECIIDLLNHFKSLQYGPRRNVDIIGIPYLSKQLHRMEIQNDFNDLVLTEALPTMHELKNIEVYVDRDRIMTFGYDGLIVIRDNKNIRRILAIFMAHHRNECGIRSATTINETIVSLGKNGDLIASKLCRHYVETISIEADSRFLNSFNVVFEINNKLYNEGRDTYLENVQKIQWEQEMREGTLARRTILLELNKLKNKIKLLLDSNEKETIHARLPISSYDLDMEYRKYKIERARLEREELKKFYDEEIEARNTACQYLRKTFWDREHVNACQLRSIFNDVIVKNYPLSIVNVDIDDFRMSEGYSMEILDIISRLEEYQSSESTVSDNENANKVTVERNMRHELNTIDRFYESANSDERFLLSGTSTHKWIKNETIKLTHQLKQSLNDLDKISVIRNREYLLMVSGNVTKHLKLIILITLCNKQFDTYKVLKIILGYIVKNHFNERFDEMRLLKEREVEVAKKHEERLKCCASEINMMFEKKCAIEPSIIPIWHHSEIPDYVITIENNELSTIPYVHSQNESIDEEKENFEESNLKFFSKDYDFYAEALEKMMDGVLELRWEDEIKKDIPKPTCLLENKPPFKFTSEDIKSIESYKIKMERMQSEREKYRSILETEMKETKDKITKSFMAFDEKLKNFETIKIAMDSSILQEKLVRLRELRRCHRICDESTKIARFKTEQVASITDKIHKLAQDCLLFETIINELKNRYESLVKRDKALEGKFRSEFGDLKQQKIEHLFRHYKKRPRIGNLACTSVTYLTELGKCVITNEKSEILPIECTNFLRNLQALDSIPDNVSSLIDDTHWKTMCKLRRSKIEIEMKVRCCVVELAEAEQTLAFYYRSKLTVQNELHQSKAELDKQEIEFSQYVEDREIQLVMKMRQVEVPIQGQGLDDFTDVVLISRREFLSMNEEIKKADEQKLKAIKKSVDLRRRISYQKCRHESLRYSLKYLQEESKSINEVKITKELQKYLRELPIAKNPWKEYKEIESNTRAMAERYEKLLDIERERLKKITKDIIYWRESNERLTNEIERIKLKNREFSFQTQNSPRKKDINFRRKKLAVVMKRTELVKNIKENYDELLTLHSRLESLRLRIYPTLRFNKSHLI, encoded by the exons atggATTATACAACGATGCAAACGAA ATGGATAAAATTCGGAGAGATCCGTGACTTCGTATTCGTTGGAAAGGATATCCTCGCAACAGCTTCCGGTTTGCACGTTCGTTTCATCAATGTGAACACaagggagaaaagaatcgaattgTTCGACGATCAAACTAGAGGCACTGgtatatcgaatttatcgGGACACACG ACTGTACCGGTGTTTTCCGTAGCAGATAAACAATCTAATCCCACTATTAGAATATTTACTTATCCGAGGATTCATAAAATCTCTTCCTGTACGAGCACAGAAGAAACGAACGGTTATTTATCATGTACCTTTGCCGGTACAGATTACTTTATAGGATTGACAAGTTTTCCAAATTTTCAACTTGTCGTTTGGCTATGGCAAACTGGTGATAAagttttcgttaaaaataccAAATTAGAGGATTTCGTTCAAACTATCGC ATGTTCGCCATTTTCTCCTCACGCAATAGCGCAATTTGCACGAACCACCGGTAAACTTGCCGTTTAtcgaatgtgtgtgtgttcgaaAATCGTCACCTTATACCCGATAGAAATCAAATCTCTCAAAAACAAATTAACCTCCGTTTGTTGGACAAACGATGGTAATCTCTTGCTCTGCGACGAGTTTTCCAAAGTTTACTCGATAAGCGCCGACGGTAGCAATCGAAACGTTCTCATAGAAAGAGATTCGAACTCTCAAACAATGCACGATGATCGTTATCCTTTCGCTGTTGCTTTTAAAAATGGCTTGTTTCTCGTTAATACACGAATAAGTGAAATCGCA TTTTATAGAAAATCATTTGTCAGAGATTTGAAAGAATCCTGGCAAAAAGTATGGTCtctaaataataacaaatgcGAGCTACCCATTCGAGCTAAAGCGCATAATCAAAGGGATAGCCTATTTCTTCATGACGAGACCGGACGAATCACGGAGATTACTATGTTACACGATTATGTTCCacgttttgaaattatttatatggaTGGTATCAAGTACAAAGAGATTGTAACGATAGGATCACAATTCTCTTATTTGGTTGCTATTGATGAATTtgattatttgaatattatcaATTCCTCCACAGGACAAGTTGAGAAAAAACTTGCTTTGAAACTGCATGGTCAAG TTGTTTGTGTTAAGACACATCCGAACTTGCCGATAATTTCTACTAGCAGCATTACAGGAAATTGTTTGTTCATCAATGTTTCCACGAATGAACCGAAAATCTTAACGTGCTTTCATTTGGACAAAATTTCATTagatagaatgaaattttctagCGAAGGAAAATTTATGGGAATTGCAAATTCCACGGTTGGACGCATATTTGTCATTGGGAAAAATATCAACAATGGTGATTTGAGTTTCGTTGGTGTACTCACGACAAAAATCCAA ATAATTGATTTTCTCATATACGATCGAAACGATGACGTTATAAAAATCTTGATTCTCCTTATGACAAGGACAAATGTTATGAcaggaaataaattaatattgtacGTATGCAAAGTCAAAGAgaatatcgaagagaaaatagaatgtATAATAGATTtgttaaatcattttaaatcgTTGCAATATGGTCCAAGAAGAAATGTAGATATTATAGGTATACCTTATTTGTCTAAACAATTGCATCGAATGGAGATACAG AATGATTTTAACGATCTCGTCCTAACGGAAGCATTGCCGACGATgcatgaattaaaaaatattgaagtaTACGTAGATCGTGATCGTATCATGACTTTTGGATACGACGGTCTGATCGTAATACgagataataagaatattcgAAGGATCCTTGCTATTTTTATGGCCCATCATCGAAACGAGTGTGGTATTAGGTCAGCTACGACAATCAACGAGACGATCGTATCGCTCGGAAAAAATGGCGATCTGATAGCTAGCAAGTTATG TCGTCACTACGTCGAAACGATCTCGATCGAAGCAGATTCACGTTTCTTGAATTCCTTCAACGTTGTCTTCGAgattaacaataaattgtACAATGAAGGACGAGACACTTATTTGGAGAATGTTCAAAAAATTCAATGGGAACAAGAAATGAGAGAAGGGACGTTAGCTCGACGAACGATCCTGTTGGAATTAAACAAATtgaagaacaaaattaaactTTTGCTtgattcgaacgaaaaagaaacgatacacGCACGTTTACCGATTTCTTCCTACGATTTGGATATGGAATatagaaagtataaaattgaaaGGGCCAGATTAGAACgtgaagaattgaaaaaattttacgacGAAGAAATTGAAGCACGGAATACCGCTTGtcaatatttaagaaaaacattttggGATCGTGAACACGTTAACGCTTGCCAACTAAGATCCATATTTAATGAcgttattgttaaaaattatccTTTGAGTATAGTTAACGTAGATATAGATGATTTTCGAATGTCGGAAGGATATTCGATGGAGATACTTGATATCATTTCCAg ACTGGAGGAATATCAATCTTCTGAAAGTACTGTTTCGGATAATGAAAACGCGAATAAAGTAACTGtcgaaagaaatatgagaCACGAACTTAATACGATAGATCGATTTTATGAATCGGCAAATAGTGACGAAAGATTCCTCCTATCAGGAACAAGCACTCACAAATGGATTAAAAATGAGACAATTAAATTAACTCACCAATTAAAACAATCGCTCAATGACCTTGATAAAATTAGCGTTATTAGAAATCGAGAGTACTTATTGATGGTAAGTGGTAATGTGACGAAGCatctgaaattaattattctcatTACATTGTGCAACAAACAATTTGATACCTAcaaagttttaaaaattattcttggaTATATAGTTAAG AATCACTTCAACGAACGTTTCGATGAAATGAGATTGTTAAAAGAACGAGAAGTGGAAGTGGCGAAGAAACACGAAGAGAGATTAAAATGTTGTGCTTCAGAGATAAATATgatgtttgaaaaaaagtgTGCAATCGAGCCCTCGATAATACCGATTTGGCATCATTCCGAAATACCCGATTATGTCATTACGATTGAGAACAATGAATTGTCGACCATACCTTACGTGCATTCACAAAACGAATCTATtgacgaggagaaagaaaatttcgaggaatctaatttaaaattcttttcgaaggATTACGATTTCTATGCGGAAGCTTTAGAAAAGATGATGGATGGTGTCTTAGAACTTAG ATGggaagatgaaataaaaaaagatattcccAAACCAACTTGTTTATTGGAAAACAAACCACCCTTCAAGTTTACTTCGGAAGATATAAAATCTATCgaatcgtataaaattaaaatggaaCGTATGCAATcggaacgagaaaaatatcgatctattTTGGAAACAGAAATGAAGGAAACAAAGG ATAAGATAACGAAGAGCTTTATGGCCTTTGACGAGAAACTAAAAAATTTCGAGACAATCAAGATAGCTATGGATTCTTCGATTCTTCAAGAGAAACTTGTAAGACTTCGAGAGTTACGTAGATGTCATCGTATATGCGACGAAAGTACCAAAATCGCACGTTTCAAAACGGAACAAGTTGCTAGTATCACGGATAAGATTCATAAACTCGCGCAGGATTGTTTGCTCTTTGAAACGATCATTAACGAGTTGAAAAATCGATACGAAAGTCTTGTTAAACGTGATAAAGCCCTCGAAGGAAAGTTTCGTAGTGAGTTCGGTGATCTGAAACAACAGAAGATTGAACACTTATTCAGGCATTACAAAAAAAGACCAAGAATAGGTAATCTTGCTTGTACATCTGTCACGTATCTAACAGAACTCGGAAAATGTGTAATCACCAACGAAAAATCCGAAATTTTGCCGATCGAGTGtacgaattttcttcgaaatcttCAAGCTCTCGATTCTATACCAGATAACGTATCATCGTTGATAGATGATACTCATTGGAAAACTATGTGTAAATTGAGAAGATCGAAGATCGAGATCGAAATGAAG GTCAGATGCTGTGTTGTAGAATTGGCCGAAGCTGAGCAAACTTTGGCCTTCTATTATAGAAGCAAACTAACCGTGCAAAATGAGTTACACCAATCAAAAGCGGAATTGGATAAacaagaaatagaattttctcAGTACGTCGAGGACAGGGAGATACAGTTAGTGATGAAGATGAGACAAGTTGAGGTACCTATTCAAGGTCAAGGTCTCGATGATTTCACGGACGTCGTTTTGATATCACGACGAGAATTTCTCTCCATGAACGAAGAAATCAAGAAAGCTGATGAACAAAAGTTGAAGGCTATCAAGAAGTCTGTTGATTTACGGAGGAGAATATCTTATCAAAAATGCCGACACGAGAGTCTACGATATTCATTGAAGTATCTTCAAGAGGAATCAAAAAGCATTAACGAAGTCAAA atAACGAAGGAATTACAGAAATATTTGAGGGAACTTCCGATCGCAAAGAATCCGTGGAAGGAGTACAAGGAAATCGAAAGCAATACGCGCGCCATGGCAGAG CGATACGAGAAACTATTGGATATCGAAAGAGAACGACTCAAGAAAATCacgaaagatataatatattggcGAGAGAGTAACGAAAGattaacgaacgaaatcgaaagaattaaactgaaaaatcgagaattttcttttcaaacacAGAACTCtccgagaaaaaaagatattaacttTCGTAGAAAGAAACTTGCCGTTGTTATGAAAAGGACCGAACTagtaaagaatattaaagaaaattatgatgaACTTTTGACATTGCACTCTCGCTTAGAGTCGCTAAGACTTCGAATTTATCCAACTCTTCGATTCAATAAATCCCACttgatataa
- the LOC122635605 gene encoding transferrin-like, translating into MVLNKKNESEGGVKTSDFMLVCPNGGLAPVEEWSKCNLGLEPPRIILSSAGKTVHALDELKHGVLAASTIYSKKPDLLQLFGSWGGHANVLFKDDATNLISVDNSWTQWNTWATTKASYKVEA; encoded by the exons atggtgTTGA ATAAGAAGAACGAGTCTGAAGGTGGCGTGAAGACGTCAGACTTTATGTTGGTCTGTCCTAATGGTGGTTTAGCACCAGTGGAGGAATGGTCCAAATGCAATCTAGGATTAGAACCACCTCGCATTATTTTAAGCTCTGCTGGAAAAACAGTACATGCTTTGGACGAATTGAAACACGGTGTTTTGGCAGCCAGTACGATTTACTCCAAAAAACCAGATCTCTTACAACTATTTGGTAGCTGGGGTGGACATGCCAACGTATTGTTCAAA GACGATGCAACAAATCTTATCTCAGTCGACAATTCATGGACCCAATGGAACACGTGGGCTACGACAAAAGCGAGTTACAAAGTCGAAGCTTAA